In Aquificaceae bacterium, the DNA window ACAAACACTCCTCTGGCTTTAGACCTATAAGCTCAGCAATTTTCAGATAAGACTCCTTTTCCTTTTTACTTCCCACAGAAGTGTCAAAAAAACCATCAAAAAGATAGGTAAGGTCTCCATAGTCTGTGTTTCCAAAAAAGAGCTTTTGAGCCTTTACAGAACCAGAAGAGTAAACATAGAGCCAATAGCCTTGCTCCTTCCATTCTTTGAGTTTCTTATAAGCATCTTCGTATATGTGTCCTTTTAATTCTCCTGACTTAAACCCCTCTTCCCATATATGCCCTTGAAGTTCCTTGAGAAGTGGTTCTTTTAGGTCTTTGTCTATCCATTCTTCAAAGGTCTTTACCGCAGTGTCAAGGTCTACGCTTCTTTGGAGTTTTTCCTCAAGTCCTCTTATTAGCTCCTTGACCTTATCCTCTTGCCAATAAGCCTCAAGAAAACTTCTAAGCCTTCTCTTTGAGTAGGGAAACATAACCTCTTTTACATAGGATATGGATGAGGTTGTTCCTTCTATATCCGTTATAATTGCCCTTATCATCTTAGCTTCAAGATTTGGTCGTGGCTTGGTATTTTTTTGGATATGTCAGAGCCTGTGAAGTTCGCCACCCAACCATCAGGTATGGAGAAAAACCTAATAGCCTTAAAGAAAGGCTCTGTCCCCATATCAAACCAGTGCTTTGTGTTTGCAGGCACGCTTATGAAATCACCCTTCTCACACAAGACCGCATAGACCTTATCCTCGGGATGCAGATAAAAGGTTCCACAGCCGTCTACGAAAAACCTAACTTCAAAGTCTGAGTGCGTATGCTCCGAAAGAAACATATTCCTTAGCTCTTCCTTTTTGGGATGCTCTGGTGTTAGGCTTACCACATCAATGGACTTAAAGCCAAACTCCTTTACTATCCTCTCCACATCCTCCTTGTAGGCTTCAAGCACCTCT includes these proteins:
- the mtnC gene encoding acireductone synthase — translated: MIRAIITDIEGTTSSISYVKEVMFPYSKRRLRSFLEAYWQEDKVKELIRGLEEKLQRSVDLDTAVKTFEEWIDKDLKEPLLKELQGHIWEEGFKSGELKGHIYEDAYKKLKEWKEQGYWLYVYSSGSVKAQKLFFGNTDYGDLTYLFDGFFDTSVGSKKEKESYLKIAELIGLKPEECLFLSDLEEELDCARSAGMRTVRVVRDTEKTDSKHPIVENFYQITL
- a CDS encoding cupin, which gives rise to MSLLAVYDEEGRLLEVERDYEKISQRLASIGIRFERWEAKVELPWSAGQEEVLEAYKEDVERIVKEFGFKSIDVVSLTPEHPKKEELRNMFLSEHTHSDFEVRFFVDGCGTFYLHPEDKVYAVLCEKGDFISVPANTKHWFDMGTEPFFKAIRFFSIPDGWVANFTGSDISKKIPSHDQILKLR